The DNA window CGGGCACGTCGGCGCCGAACAGGTTCTCGCTTTTGCGGTTGAGCTTGCGCGCGCCGTACGGGCACGCCGCCAGGCACATTCCGCACGCGATGCACTTCTCGTAGGCGATGACGGTGATGCCGTCGTCGCGTCGGACGCTCGCGCCCGTGGGGCACGCGTCCACGCACTCCGGCTTCTCGCACTGCATGCACGCATGCGGCACGTACGCGCGACCGCTCTCTCCCACCTTCGTGCCCCATTCGCACACGTCCAGGATGTTCCACGAAACGCCGGGCTTCTGGTTGTTCTGCATCTGGCACGCCACCACGCACGCGCCGCACCCCGCGCACCTGCGCAGGTCGATGGCCATTCCGTACTTCGTCATCCCCTTGTCCTCTCTCCTCGCTTTCCCCCGGGCGCGCGAACCGCGCCCGCTACCGCGCACTCTACGACGAAGCGAGGGCGCGTTCCAGACGCGTCCGCAACAACGGAAACCAAGGTTTCGCGCACCCGCGAATCTGGCGTACGCCAGGTTTGAGACAAAGGGTCGGGTCACCTGCCGACCCCGATCTTCGCTCCGAAAACACGCCTCAGCGCACGAGGCGTGTTTTCGGAGCGAAGATCGAGATTGCGGCCGTCGAGGCTCGCCGCGCGTGCCATTGTCCCCAGGCTCTTTGTCTCGTCCGTCCGAAAGTGCTAGTATTCCCGTGGGACATGAGCGCCGCGAAGCCTGAGGGGGATCCATGGCGACCGAAGAGGACTACCGTTCCATCCTGATACCCACGCAGCCGTTCCGGCGGCTGAGGATAGCCGACTACAAGGACCAAGGCCGCAAGAAGAAGCTGTTCAAAGGCGAGTACATCCGCACCAGCGCGAAAACCATCGACGACTTGTACTATTACTACATCGACGAGGGGCAGATCGTGGCCACGTTCGAGCAGGAATCGGGCGAACCCGCGCCGCTGTACTGGCGCAACGCCGGCAACGCATTCTCCGCCGAGTACAACGACTACGCGTCGATCGGGCGGTACAAGGCGCGGTTCATCGCCGCGAAGAACACCGTGCTGTTCGCGTTCACGCAGCGCCAGCTCTACGAGCTCATGCGCGAGGACGCCGAGCTGTTCTACGAGTTCGTGAACGTGTGCCATATGTCGTTCGCCCAGATGGGGCACCGGATCAGCAACACCGGCTACCAGTCGTCCACCAAGCGCATGACCATGTGGCTGCAGAAGCTCTGCGCCACGCAGGCGCCGCTTGCCGACGGCACCTTCGACATCCCCTGCAACCTCACGCTGCAACAGCTCTCCGAGCTGCTGTCCATCCACATCACCACCTGCACGAAGCTGGTGGCCGCGCTCGAGGCCGAGGGCGTCATCGAGCGCACGCGCACGCACATCCGCATCCTCGATATGCCGAAGCTCGTGCACTACAGCGCCGAGGACAGCTCGATCGCGTACTGAATGAGGCAAAGGGACGGGGCGCGCCTTGTCATCCTGAGCGGAGCGACCGAAGGGAGCGGAGTCGAAGGATCCCGTGCGGCGCCAGCTGTGACGCTTCTCGCTGACGCCGCCTGGGATCCTTCGACTCCGCGCTTCGCGCTGCGCTCAGGATGACATCCGGCGCCTTTCATGGCGCGGTCCTTCCCTAGCGCACCTTCGCGACGATGAAGCCGAGGGTGGCCACGGCCATGACGGCCGAGAAGCCGAAGGCCAGCTGGTAGGCGAGCGCCGGGTTCGCCAGCCCCGCCGCCGACGCGCCCACTGTGGCGATGATGAACACCATGGCCGACGTCCCCAGCGACGCGCACGCCTGGCGCGTCGCGATGCAGAACGACGAGCCGTCGGCCACGTGCGGGCGCGGCAGCTGCGCGAGGCTCCACGACGTGAGCGGCCCCACCAGGCCCGACACGCCCACGGCGCGCACCGCCTGGCAGAGCGTGACCAGCCAAAGCGGCGTGTCCGCGTCGAGGAACGACATGAGCACCGCCCCTGCCGCCAGAAACGCGCCCGACACGAGCGCGACCGGACGCACGCCCACCTTGTCGGTGAGCACGCCCGCCAGCGGGTTGAGCAAAAGCGCGCACACGGTGCCGGGCAGCAGCACTACGCCCGCGTCGAGCGCCGTGCCGCCGCAGAGCCCTTCCACATACAGCGGCACGATGAGCGTGACGCCCATGAACGAGGCGTTGAGCAGGTTCTGCGCGATGAATCCGGCGCGGTACTGGCGCGAGTCGAAGATGCGCATGCTGATGAGCGGGTCGTCCACGCGGTTCTGCCGGCGCACGAACAGCACGAGGAAGAACGCCCCCAGAACAAGCGGCGTCCAGATGAAGGGGCTGTCGAGAGAGAAGCTGCTGGCGTCGGAGAACGCGAGCAGAAGGCCGCCGAACCCGAGCGTGGAGAGCGCGAGCGACGCCACGTCGAGGCGCGCGTCTTTGTCGGGCGCGGCCGAGGGCCTGATGAGCGCCGCTGCGGCCACCGCGAGCATGACGAGCGCCGCCACGAGCACGATGAAGAAGCTGCGCCACCCGAAGGCGAAGCTCATGGCCCCGCCGATGGTGGGCCCGATGTTGGGCGCGAAACCCATCGCGATGCCCGCGATGCCCATGGCCGTGGCCTGGCGGCCGCGGGGGAAGCGCGTCATGGCGATGGTCTGCATGAGCGGCATGAGCATGCCGGTGGACACCGCCTGCAGCACGCGCCCCGCCAAGAGCACGCCGAAATTGGGCGCGAAGAGGTCGGCCAGCGCGCCGGCCAGGAAGAACGCGAGCGCGATGAACACGTGCTGGCGCACCGAGAAGCGCCGCGAGAGGAACGTAGCCACCGGCACGGTGACGCCCAGCACGAGCATATAGCTGGTAGTGAGCCATTGGCCGAGGTCGACGGCCAGGCCGAACTCGCCCATGATGTCGCCGAGCATGGCGTTGACCGCCGTCTGCGAGAGGTTGCCCGACGCGGAGGCCAGCACCACGACGGCGAACAGGCTGTACACCGCCGCCCTCCCCTGCTTCTGCCGCTCCTCGTCCACGCCGCCTCCTTCGTCCGTCGCAACGCCGTCGCGGCGCGCGAAGCCCCAGTATATCCCAACCAACCGGCCCTCGACGCGCCGCGCCGTTCGCCCTGCCGCCCATTGCGCCGCAATCGCCGGTCAGATATACTTAGCATTGCTAAATTAGCAAGCGAGGAGGCCGAGATGGACGCTCTGAAAACCGATCTGAACGGCGAAGGTGCCAAGCCGCAGCCCGTTCGCTACGGCCGCATCGCGGTGCTCGCCGCGCTCGCCGTGCTCCCGCTCGTGGTGACCGCCGCCGCACAGCCCCTGCTCCCCGACACAGTGCCGGTGCACTTCGACGTGGACGGCCCCGATCGCTGGGGATCGAAGGCCGAGCTGTTCGTGGGCGCGGGCATAATCGCCGTCCTCGAGCTCGCGGTGGCCCTCCTGTTCGCCGTCCTCGAGCGGCAGCGGGCGGCCGGGCGCGAGGACTGGATCGTGTCGGGCAGCTTCAACGGCCGCATGTCGTTTCCCGTGGTGGCGGGCGCGTTCGCCGTGCTCGACCTGTTCCAGGCGGCGAGCGTGGCCATGTGCTTCGGCGAGGCCGGACTCGCCGTGCCCGTCGATCCGGGGAAGCTGTACGTGTACGCGCTCCTCGGGATAGTCCTCCTCGCCATGTTGGCGCCGGCGCTCTACATGCTCGTCACCGGCAAGGGCCTCTCGCTTGTGAACTTCCATCCCGGCTCGAGCGAGCTGGAGCGGAAGATGGGTGCCGACACGCAGCAGGCGCGCGCCATCGGCGGCCTGCTGCTGTTCCTCGCAGCGTTCGTCGCCGTGGAGTTTTTGCTGGTGGTCAAATGACCGAGAAGCCGCTGTGCATTCCCATCAAAGTCCACTGGACGCTCGCGGTGCTCGCGGGGCTCTTCGACGCGCTCATGATCGCGCTGCTCGCCGGCATCGCCCTGGGCACGCACAAGGCGCGTATCCGCATCGAGCGCGCCGAGCGCTAGCGCCGCGCCGGTTGTCATCCTGAGCGGAGGCCGTAGGCCGAAGTCGAAGGATCCCGCGCGGCGTCAGCAGGCAGTCTCCCCGTTGGCACCGCGCGGGATCCTTCGACTCCGCGCTGACGCGCTCCGCTCAGGATGACAAAAGGGAGCAGACCAGGCGCGCCGAGCGCTAGTTGAACGCCTGCTGGGTCTTCTCGAGCCCCACCTGCACGAGCGAGAGCGCCGCTTGCGCGCCACGGTCCACGGCGTAGGCGAAGTCCTCGGCGGCCTCCTTGCGCGGAAGCGACAGCACGTAGTCGGCCACGTTCATGCGTCCGGGCGGCCGTCCTATGCCGATGCGCACGCGGAACCAGTCGCGCGTGCCCAGCTTGTCGCAGATGGAGCGCAGGCCGTTGTGCCCCGCGTGCCCGCCGCCGAACTTCACGCGCACGGTGCCGGGGTCGATGTCCAGCTCGTCATGCACGACGATGAGGTGCTCCGCGTCCACGCCGTACGCGTTCATGAGCTGCTTCACCGGGCCGCCCGACGTGTTCATGTAGCTCTGCGGCTTGGCCAGCACCAGGTCGCAGTCGCGGTAGACGCCCTTGGCCGTGAGCGAGCCGCACTCCGTCTTCCAGTAGCGCGCGCCCACCTCGCCCGCTATAGCGTCCACCGTGTCGAATCCGGCGTTGTGGCGCGTGTGCGCGTATTCCTCGCCCGGATTCCCCAGGCCCACGATCAGGTACATCGGTTGCGTTTCCCTTTACTCATCGAAAATGTCACAAAAGGGGACTGTCCCCTTTTGTGACATTCGGGGCATTACTCGAACAGCGAGGCCACGGAGCCGTTGCTGTAGACGTTGTTGATGGTCTTCGCGAACAGCGGGGCCACGGAGAGCACCTTCACCTTGCCGGTCTGGCGCTCAAGCGGCACGGGCACGGCGTTGGTCACCACGACCTCCTCGATGCACGAGTTGGCGATGCGATCGTACGCCGGGCCGCTGAACAGGCCGTGCGTCGCGCACGCGTACACCTCGGCGGCACCCTTCGCCTTGAGCGTGGTGGCGGCGGCCACGAGCGAGCCCGCCGTGTCGATCATGTCGTCGTTCAGGATGCACACCTTGTCGGTCACGTCGCCGATGAGCGCCGTGATCTCGGCCTGGTTATGCTTCGGGCGGTCCTTGTGCATGATGGCGATGTCGCAGTCCAGCATGGTGGAGAACTTCTTGGCGGCCTTCGCGCGGCCCACGTCGGGCGACACGACGCACAAACGCTCCTTGTCCAGCCCCATGTTCTTGAAGTAGTCCACGAAGATGGGCATGGCCGTCATGTGGTTCACCGGCAGGTCGAAGAAGCCCTGGATGGCGTCCTGGTGCAGATCGATGGTGATGACGTTGTCCACCCCCGCCGCGGCCAGCAGGTCGGCCACCAGCTTGGCGGTGATGGGCTCGC is part of the Arabiibacter massiliensis genome and encodes:
- a CDS encoding 4Fe-4S dicluster domain-containing protein; protein product: MTKYGMAIDLRRCAGCGACVVACQMQNNQKPGVSWNILDVCEWGTKVGESGRAYVPHACMQCEKPECVDACPTGASVRRDDGITVIAYEKCIACGMCLAACPYGARKLNRKSENLFGADVPAPYEKYGVQRELVAEKCIFCEARLAEGKQPACVVNCPGRARYFGDLDDPESPVSKFIAGDEAVARIDDTSFYYRPVDGMPLEALPSDAPYAPEKAE
- a CDS encoding helix-turn-helix domain-containing protein, which codes for MATEEDYRSILIPTQPFRRLRIADYKDQGRKKKLFKGEYIRTSAKTIDDLYYYYIDEGQIVATFEQESGEPAPLYWRNAGNAFSAEYNDYASIGRYKARFIAAKNTVLFAFTQRQLYELMREDAELFYEFVNVCHMSFAQMGHRISNTGYQSSTKRMTMWLQKLCATQAPLADGTFDIPCNLTLQQLSELLSIHITTCTKLVAALEAEGVIERTRTHIRILDMPKLVHYSAEDSSIAY
- a CDS encoding DHA2 family efflux MFS transporter permease subunit; protein product: MDEERQKQGRAAVYSLFAVVVLASASGNLSQTAVNAMLGDIMGEFGLAVDLGQWLTTSYMLVLGVTVPVATFLSRRFSVRQHVFIALAFFLAGALADLFAPNFGVLLAGRVLQAVSTGMLMPLMQTIAMTRFPRGRQATAMGIAGIAMGFAPNIGPTIGGAMSFAFGWRSFFIVLVAALVMLAVAAAALIRPSAAPDKDARLDVASLALSTLGFGGLLLAFSDASSFSLDSPFIWTPLVLGAFFLVLFVRRQNRVDDPLISMRIFDSRQYRAGFIAQNLLNASFMGVTLIVPLYVEGLCGGTALDAGVVLLPGTVCALLLNPLAGVLTDKVGVRPVALVSGAFLAAGAVLMSFLDADTPLWLVTLCQAVRAVGVSGLVGPLTSWSLAQLPRPHVADGSSFCIATRQACASLGTSAMVFIIATVGASAAGLANPALAYQLAFGFSAVMAVATLGFIVAKVR
- a CDS encoding DUF1648 domain-containing protein, whose translation is MDALKTDLNGEGAKPQPVRYGRIAVLAALAVLPLVVTAAAQPLLPDTVPVHFDVDGPDRWGSKAELFVGAGIIAVLELAVALLFAVLERQRAAGREDWIVSGSFNGRMSFPVVAGAFAVLDLFQAASVAMCFGEAGLAVPVDPGKLYVYALLGIVLLAMLAPALYMLVTGKGLSLVNFHPGSSELERKMGADTQQARAIGGLLLFLAAFVAVEFLLVVK
- the pth gene encoding aminoacyl-tRNA hydrolase gives rise to the protein MYLIVGLGNPGEEYAHTRHNAGFDTVDAIAGEVGARYWKTECGSLTAKGVYRDCDLVLAKPQSYMNTSGGPVKQLMNAYGVDAEHLIVVHDELDIDPGTVRVKFGGGHAGHNGLRSICDKLGTRDWFRVRIGIGRPPGRMNVADYVLSLPRKEAAEDFAYAVDRGAQAALSLVQVGLEKTQQAFN
- a CDS encoding ribose-phosphate pyrophosphokinase, whose translation is MTEVQKSMALFSGSVNPGLADEIARELNASLGNVKLEQFANGEIYARYQESVRGADVFLIQSVCSGGRYDVNDALMELLIMTDAAKRASARSVSAVVAHYGYARQDRKAAPREPITAKLVADLLAAAGVDNVITIDLHQDAIQGFFDLPVNHMTAMPIFVDYFKNMGLDKERLCVVSPDVGRAKAAKKFSTMLDCDIAIMHKDRPKHNQAEITALIGDVTDKVCILNDDMIDTAGSLVAAATTLKAKGAAEVYACATHGLFSGPAYDRIANSCIEEVVVTNAVPVPLERQTGKVKVLSVAPLFAKTINNVYSNGSVASLFE